In Flavobacterium lacustre, a genomic segment contains:
- a CDS encoding outer membrane beta-barrel family protein yields the protein MPKITVTIAILLIFSFSAFSQKNKLSGILTAGSEKKPIYNSVVALLTPVDSVLYQFTRSDKAGKFILNNVKPGNYIVMTSHSQYADYLDDITVTTTDKDLGNIALMSKMELLREVVIKTGSIKIKGDTTSYRASDFKVDANANVEELLKKLPGIQVDKNGTIKAMGETVERVLVDGEEFFGDDPGMAVKNLRADAIKEVQVFNKKSDQAEFTGIDDGDTKKTINLKLKEDKKKGYFGKIDGANQPATDADSRYNSNIMVSSFKGKRKLSAFLLNGNTGQDGLSWQDSDKFGAGDGNVSMSMDDDGNVNYEWTGGDNDEEPYVDTQNGFIKNTNAGLQYSNKWNDKHSLNVSPKYNKQSYQNNSSRNTQTQVGDTQLNENRATASHVNRDNFKLNAVYDVKIDSVNTLKFTAKTNFYNTESDEFTTGNTTGSDGLLRNKQERLFTTKSDKESLSASALFKHKFAKARRTLSINSSWSTLNTNADNFLKSANESYEGGVFAFGNEVDQNKIGDKTNQNLALNVAYTEPIGKKFALQLSYQITHNTGNSNFVTYDFSDLTGKYDVVVDSLSNQFKQSITTNKPVLKLSYNAKKINYSFGSGFGFTSFNLQDQTLNKEYNRSFTNFFPTANFSYKYKSNSNLRVNYQGATRQPTIDQLQPLRNNQDFFNQVVGNPDLKQSFTNSISVSNNSYSILTETNFYQSISFRTTSNLISFNRDIDPESAKTITTPINTNGNFSTNLYMGYGFKVKKINMYVNLSPSVNYNKSVNSINKEINNSNILSSNFSVYLSKSKEKKYDINLSNTFSNSRNSTSQNNEVKSFNTNNLGLDVAVYFREKWKLSTDYNLYSRQKTVDFQTNLTNQLWNARFQRTFKNDEFTAYVMVRDILNQNIGINRFVYENTIGEERNDRLRRYAMVGFTWNFKNKNGLEKK from the coding sequence ATGCCTAAAATTACAGTAACAATTGCAATTTTGTTGATTTTCTCCTTTTCTGCTTTTTCCCAAAAAAATAAACTTTCAGGTATTTTGACCGCTGGAAGTGAAAAAAAACCCATTTACAATTCAGTTGTTGCTTTATTAACGCCGGTAGACTCGGTTTTATATCAATTTACACGATCAGACAAAGCGGGTAAATTCATTCTCAATAATGTAAAACCTGGGAATTATATTGTAATGACGTCACACAGTCAATATGCAGATTATTTAGATGATATTACCGTGACTACTACTGATAAGGATTTAGGTAACATTGCTTTGATGAGTAAAATGGAACTGTTACGAGAAGTAGTGATAAAAACGGGTTCTATCAAAATTAAGGGCGACACCACAAGTTACAGGGCCAGTGATTTTAAGGTTGATGCCAATGCCAATGTTGAAGAATTACTAAAAAAATTGCCGGGAATACAAGTAGATAAAAATGGAACCATCAAAGCAATGGGCGAAACAGTAGAAAGAGTACTGGTTGATGGCGAAGAATTTTTTGGTGATGATCCTGGTATGGCTGTAAAAAATTTACGTGCCGATGCCATAAAAGAAGTACAAGTTTTTAATAAAAAAAGCGATCAAGCTGAGTTTACAGGAATAGATGATGGTGATACTAAAAAAACAATTAATCTGAAATTAAAGGAAGATAAAAAGAAAGGTTATTTTGGTAAGATAGATGGAGCAAACCAACCCGCTACGGACGCCGATTCCAGATACAACAGTAATATCATGGTGAGTAGTTTCAAAGGAAAAAGAAAGCTTTCGGCCTTTTTATTAAATGGGAACACGGGTCAAGATGGGTTAAGTTGGCAGGACAGTGATAAATTTGGAGCAGGAGACGGGAATGTAAGTATGAGCATGGACGATGATGGAAATGTAAATTACGAATGGACCGGCGGCGATAATGATGAAGAACCTTATGTCGATACTCAAAATGGTTTTATAAAAAACACTAATGCAGGATTGCAATACAGTAATAAATGGAACGACAAACATTCCTTAAATGTATCACCCAAATACAACAAACAAAGCTACCAAAACAATAGCAGCAGAAATACCCAAACCCAGGTAGGCGATACACAATTGAATGAAAATAGAGCAACTGCAAGTCATGTAAATAGAGATAATTTTAAACTTAATGCGGTTTATGATGTAAAAATAGATTCAGTAAATACCCTTAAATTTACCGCTAAAACAAATTTTTACAATACTGAAAGCGATGAATTTACGACCGGAAATACCACTGGAAGCGATGGTTTATTAAGGAACAAACAGGAACGATTATTTACCACAAAATCAGATAAGGAATCCTTGTCTGCGAGTGCTTTGTTTAAACATAAATTTGCTAAAGCCCGAAGAACACTTTCTATCAATAGTAGTTGGAGTACTTTGAATACGAATGCTGATAATTTTTTAAAATCGGCTAATGAGAGTTATGAAGGAGGCGTTTTTGCCTTTGGTAATGAGGTAGATCAAAATAAAATTGGTGATAAAACCAATCAAAATCTTGCTTTAAATGTGGCCTATACAGAGCCTATAGGAAAGAAATTTGCTTTGCAATTGTCCTATCAAATTACGCATAATACGGGCAACAGCAACTTTGTAACTTATGATTTTTCAGACCTGACAGGGAAGTATGATGTTGTAGTCGATTCGTTATCAAACCAATTCAAGCAAAGCATTACAACAAACAAACCCGTTCTGAAATTAAGTTACAATGCCAAAAAGATAAATTATAGTTTTGGTAGTGGCTTTGGTTTTACTTCATTTAATTTACAAGATCAAACTTTAAATAAGGAATACAATCGCAGTTTTACTAATTTTTTCCCAACTGCAAATTTTTCGTATAAATACAAAAGCAACAGTAATTTGCGAGTGAATTATCAAGGTGCTACAAGACAGCCTACTATTGACCAATTACAACCGCTGCGAAACAATCAAGATTTTTTCAACCAAGTGGTAGGAAATCCAGATTTAAAGCAATCTTTTACAAATAGCATCAGCGTTTCTAATAATAGTTACAGCATTTTGACCGAAACTAATTTTTATCAAAGCATTTCTTTTAGAACAACCTCAAATTTGATTTCCTTCAATAGAGATATTGACCCAGAAAGTGCAAAAACAATTACAACACCTATAAATACTAACGGTAACTTTTCAACTAATTTGTATATGGGTTATGGGTTTAAAGTCAAAAAAATAAACATGTATGTTAATCTTAGTCCCTCAGTAAATTACAATAAATCGGTTAATAGCATCAATAAGGAAATCAATAATTCTAATATATTAAGTTCTAATTTTTCGGTTTATTTGAGTAAATCCAAAGAAAAAAAATATGATATCAATCTAAGTAATACTTTCTCAAACAGCCGTAACAGTACCTCTCAAAACAATGAAGTAAAATCATTTAATACCAATAATCTAGGTTTAGATGTTGCCGTTTATTTTAGAGAAAAATGGAAATTATCCACAGATTATAATTTATATTCTCGTCAAAAAACGGTTGATTTTCAAACTAATCTTACCAATCAATTATGGAATGCCAGGTTCCAACGTACTTTTAAGAACGATGAGTTTACCGCTTATGTAATGGTGCGTGACATTTTGAATCAAAACATTGGAATCAATAGATTTGTTTATGAAAACACAATAGGCGAAGAGCGAAATGACAGACTCCGACGTTATGCTATGGTAGGTTTTACATGGAATTTTAAAAATAAAAATGGTTTAGAAAAAAAATAA
- a CDS encoding GLPGLI family protein translates to MKSIYLYLTLFIFTTGSFAQQFVDKAVIEYEVNTNLKKTMTNDSWDEMMKENLSDLKISYYTYTFENNKSVFKFDRWSPKTRIPKHEKEADEENTWFFDFTARKMNIQKQIVGTNFVIEDSIPNIDWKITNEHREIAGYNCRKAVGKIFDDVYVFAFYTDDITITGGPCSINGLPGMILGLSIPRLYTSYIATKIDLKIQDSAIIKPIVAKKTYDFIGLKTLIEEKTKDWYTYGEDKEENKRQKNMFLWNAFL, encoded by the coding sequence ATGAAATCAATATATCTTTACCTCACATTATTTATTTTTACTACAGGATCCTTTGCGCAGCAATTTGTTGACAAGGCTGTTATAGAATACGAAGTCAATACCAATCTCAAAAAAACAATGACTAACGACAGTTGGGATGAAATGATGAAAGAGAACTTATCCGACTTAAAAATATCGTATTACACTTATACTTTTGAAAACAATAAAAGTGTATTTAAGTTTGACAGATGGAGTCCTAAAACAAGGATACCCAAACATGAAAAAGAAGCTGATGAAGAAAACACTTGGTTTTTTGATTTTACGGCTCGAAAAATGAACATACAGAAGCAAATTGTAGGTACTAATTTTGTAATTGAAGATAGTATTCCCAACATTGATTGGAAAATCACAAATGAGCACAGAGAAATTGCGGGTTACAATTGCCGAAAAGCAGTAGGAAAAATATTTGATGACGTATATGTGTTTGCTTTTTATACTGATGATATTACCATTACGGGCGGTCCGTGTAGTATAAATGGTTTGCCGGGCATGATTTTAGGACTTTCAATTCCTAGACTGTATACGTCATACATAGCTACCAAAATTGATTTAAAAATTCAAGATAGCGCCATCATAAAACCTATTGTCGCAAAAAAAACCTATGATTTTATTGGACTGAAAACTTTAATTGAAGAGAAAACAAAGGACTGGTATACCTACGGAGAGGATAAAGAAGAAAACAAAAGACAAAAAAATATGTTCTTGTGGAATGCTTTTTTGTAA
- a CDS encoding DUF2141 domain-containing protein — protein MKRKIFPFLLGMIAFIGYAQNSEITINISGLKTDKGKCIVYLYNSKKGYSAGPNKAINTATGKITNGKSTLVLKDTTDGEYVITVVHDENNNSKLDTNFLGMPKEGVGVSNNAKGSFGPPSYEDSKFKINKKSVTTNITIKYL, from the coding sequence ATGAAACGTAAAATATTCCCTTTCTTATTAGGCATGATAGCCTTCATTGGGTATGCCCAAAACAGCGAAATAACCATAAACATCAGCGGCTTAAAAACCGACAAGGGAAAATGTATAGTTTACTTATACAACTCCAAAAAAGGATATTCTGCAGGACCTAACAAAGCCATTAATACCGCCACTGGCAAAATCACAAACGGCAAATCAACCCTGGTATTAAAAGACACCACCGATGGCGAATATGTCATAACAGTTGTTCACGATGAAAACAACAACAGCAAGCTCGATACTAACTTTTTGGGAATGCCAAAAGAAGGAGTCGGAGTTTCTAATAATGCCAAAGGCTCATTTGGCCCACCAAGTTACGAAGACTCAAAATTCAAAATCAACAAAAAGTCAGTAACAACAAACATCACTATCAAATACCTTTAA
- a CDS encoding XAC2610-related protein: protein MRILSFIFFAFIFINCNSQTKKVDEATLKAKSQKLLKAFNAESKITSADYNTLIDLNYDNNKDFVIGYYGQSGTGIKNKIRVYLYDIAKHNYVLNKQLSDLSNPTFYIYQRKITEFYIGNGGGSGSKLEWNDGKWIITKMFEVDKNEIKTIWKITYPLKNKIEYIAKPYQMIPPKDILETTVKE, encoded by the coding sequence ATGAGAATATTATCTTTTATTTTTTTTGCCTTTATCTTTATAAATTGTAATTCTCAAACTAAAAAAGTTGACGAAGCGACTTTAAAAGCTAAAAGCCAAAAGTTATTAAAGGCATTTAATGCAGAAAGTAAAATTACTTCTGCTGATTATAACACTTTAATTGACTTAAATTATGACAATAATAAAGATTTTGTAATTGGTTATTATGGGCAATCTGGAACTGGAATAAAAAATAAAATCCGAGTTTACCTTTACGATATTGCAAAGCATAATTATGTTTTAAACAAACAATTATCTGACTTATCAAATCCAACATTTTACATTTATCAAAGGAAAATTACGGAGTTTTATATTGGTAATGGTGGTGGAAGCGGAAGCAAACTTGAATGGAATGATGGAAAATGGATTATAACAAAAATGTTTGAGGTTGATAAAAATGAAATCAAAACTATTTGGAAGATTACTTACCCTTTGAAAAATAAAATAGAATATATTGCAAAACCGTATCAAATGATTCCGCCAAAAGATATTCTGGAAACAACTGTAAAAGAATAA